The region TAAAGAGGATATACATGCCCAAGATTGCCAGCGCAGGAAGCCCACCTTGCAAGAATAAATAACTCAATTTTTGCAGAAAAGGCAAGGGTGCACGCCACCAATCTGGAGCTAGCAAGCGTTCCGTTAGCAGATAAATACCATAACCCACGCCCAAAGAGATGGCAACTTTGAACATCAAGCCAAGGCTGTCCTTGTAGACCGACAAACCCTGCTCCTTAACAATGATGATAAAGAGGAGCAAAAAGCCAAAGAAAAAGGCAATGCTGTTAGCGTAGGCTAAGCCTGAGACACCAAGGGGCGTGCGAATCAACCACAAGCTCAAGATGATATCCAATCCACTAGCGAAAATTGCGCTCATTAAGGGCAAGAAGAAGCGCCCTTTCGCGTAAAAGTAACGTTGCGCAAAGTTATAGGCTGCAATGAAAAAGATTCCCACTAAGTAGCCAATCAAGACCTGCGCTGTCAGCATGACGGCCTCTTGACCAAACATCCCACGCATCAACGCCACACTGATAATCTCATGCGCCAAAACGCCCATCAAGAGCGCCGAAGGGGCTAAAAAGATCAATAATAAATACAATCCACGCTTCATCGTCTCGGCGAGTTCCTGATGATTTTGCGCATGCGCAGCCTTGGCTAATTGTGGATAAAATACCGTATTCACCGTCGCGCTAAAGATACCCAATGGCAAGTTGAAAAAGACAATCGAGTTGGTCAACGCGCTCATCGATCCATCCGCCAAACCGCTCGCCAATCGGCTAGCCACCAGTTGATTAATCACAAAGATGCTACTACTCAAAAGCGCCGGTAAATAACGCTTCATGATGGTGTTAAATTCTTCGCTCCGCAAAAAGAGACTCGGGCTCAAGCGATAATCGAGGCGACGAAAAAGGGGATAGAGGATCATCACTTGTCCCAAACCTCCCACCAA is a window of Entomospira culicis DNA encoding:
- the murJ gene encoding murein biosynthesis integral membrane protein MurJ yields the protein MMREKSANQTRLRSISALVVMLSTLISRILGYVKSAVIAHYFGAGGVADVLNGVFLIPNNLRKLMAEGALTTAFIPALSKHVVREDHRAARKITQEVLTLQYVVLLPFILISILSAPQMASFLFNFPEASQMELASKLYAWFIPYLLFVSVAAIITAVLNTHGRFLMGALSPLFFSFAVIMAVVGFSGSLGVYSMALGILVGGLGQVMILYPLFRRLDYRLSPSLFLRSEEFNTIMKRYLPALLSSSIFVINQLVASRLASGLADGSMSALTNSIVFFNLPLGIFSATVNTVFYPQLAKAAHAQNHQELAETMKRGLYLLLIFLAPSALLMGVLAHEIISVALMRGMFGQEAVMLTAQVLIGYLVGIFFIAAYNFAQRYFYAKGRFFLPLMSAIFASGLDIILSLWLIRTPLGVSGLAYANSIAFFFGFLLLFIIIVKEQGLSVYKDSLGLMFKVAISLGVGYGIYLLTERLLAPDWWRAPLPFLQKLSYLFLQGGLPALAILGMYILFKMDMIKDIFRLRKKRGSK